A genomic region of Ignavibacteriota bacterium contains the following coding sequences:
- a CDS encoding fibronectin type III domain-containing protein, with translation MNTNIAAMPDWVLVDNSQTWIAENFKLAKLRGEQDLHLGNIIEYETPITPNTPSNFSILVRDTNLPQNVILSWNNVFGTDNYVLQIGDSLFTTLAIDDSTLTTIIDTVNLEKGKKYFARVRAKNTAGSSDWSNIENFTTGETQTLEVTLNDNWNMISVPMELVNTLKDSIYPTSTSQAFQYDGGYIAQESLKNGIGYWLKFSGNQTVLITGFQINNDTLEVIEGWNMIGSISTPIARSNISTNPSNMQLSPFFGYHNGYTVSDTIQPGKAYWTKSDVAGQIVLDKNNTTTRGIHIPPVPAFRSIIRRWNGKPDAPRR, from the coding sequence ATGAATACTAATATTGCCGCAATGCCCGATTGGGTTTTGGTCGATAATAGTCAAACTTGGATTGCTGAAAATTTTAAATTAGCAAAGTTACGTGGAGAACAAGATTTACATTTAGGAAACATTATAGAATACGAAACACCAATAACACCTAACACTCCATCAAATTTTTCAATATTAGTTCGCGATACTAATCTTCCTCAGAATGTAATTCTATCGTGGAATAATGTTTTTGGAACCGATAATTATGTATTACAAATCGGAGATTCACTATTCACAACACTAGCAATTGATGATTCAACACTAACAACAATCATAGACACAGTAAATTTAGAGAAGGGCAAAAAATATTTTGCACGGGTTCGTGCAAAGAATACTGCGGGAAGCAGTGATTGGTCAAATATTGAAAATTTTACGACCGGTGAAACTCAGACATTAGAAGTAACATTGAATGATAACTGGAATATGATTTCTGTTCCCATGGAATTGGTCAATACATTGAAAGATTCAATATATCCGACATCAACATCTCAGGCATTCCAGTACGATGGAGGATACATCGCACAGGAGAGCTTAAAAAATGGAATCGGATACTGGTTGAAATTTTCTGGAAACCAAACTGTATTGATTACCGGATTTCAAATTAACAACGATACGTTAGAGGTAATTGAGGGATGGAACATGATAGGAAGTATCAGTACGCCGATAGCAAGAAGCAACATATCAACAAATCCATCAAACATGCAACTATCACCATTCTTCGGATATCATAATGGTTACACAGTCAGCGATACAATACAACCCGGGAAAGCATACTGGACAAAAAGCGACGTAGCAGGACAGATAGTGTTAGATAAAAACAATACAACAACACGGGGAATTCATATTCCTCCGGTTCCCGCGTTCCGGTCAATTATCAGGCGTTGGAACGGTAAGCCTGACGCTCCGCGTCGGTAA